One genomic region from Campylobacter concisus encodes:
- the metX gene encoding homoserine O-acetyltransferase MetX yields MLDLQTRTIKFNEPLYLESGRMLSNFKLIYETYGTLNADKSNVIVICHALTGSHHAAGTYAGDEKAGWWDGLIGNKKAVDTDKFYVICVNILGSCFGSTSPLSVDRSSGKEYRLNFPVLAISDVVKAQIRLFSELGITRARAVIGGSLGGMQALCYAIEFPEFAQDIIMLASTYQTKPWAIAFNKIAIEAILNDENFKNGEYDAEFIRKNGLKGMAYGRMAGHISFLSPDSMDKKFGRNYVETDGLYDLFGHFQVDRYMEYNGYNFPKRFDPLSYLYIVKMMNIFDCTRHYDSLKDALAPIKANLHLIAFKGDLLFPPSCMREIYDALCEMGRDAKTNFVEIDSNYGHDAFLVEIEKFDGYIKNILKG; encoded by the coding sequence GTGTTAGACCTGCAAACTAGAACTATTAAATTTAACGAGCCACTCTATCTTGAGAGTGGCCGTATGCTATCAAATTTCAAGCTTATTTATGAGACTTACGGCACGCTAAATGCTGATAAAAGCAACGTTATCGTGATCTGTCACGCCCTAACTGGCTCACACCACGCTGCTGGCACCTACGCAGGCGATGAGAAAGCTGGCTGGTGGGACGGGCTAATAGGCAACAAAAAGGCGGTCGATACCGATAAATTTTACGTTATTTGCGTAAATATCCTAGGCTCGTGCTTTGGCTCGACTTCGCCACTAAGTGTGGATAGAAGTAGCGGTAAAGAGTATAGACTAAATTTCCCAGTCCTTGCCATAAGCGACGTAGTAAAGGCGCAAATTAGGTTATTTAGCGAGCTTGGCATCACAAGGGCAAGAGCCGTGATAGGTGGCAGTCTTGGCGGTATGCAGGCACTTTGCTACGCTATCGAGTTTCCAGAATTTGCGCAAGATATCATAATGCTTGCAAGCACCTATCAGACTAAGCCTTGGGCGATAGCGTTTAACAAGATCGCCATTGAAGCCATTTTAAACGATGAAAATTTCAAAAACGGCGAATATGACGCGGAATTTATAAGAAAAAATGGTCTAAAAGGCATGGCTTACGGCAGGATGGCAGGGCATATCAGCTTTTTAAGCCCTGATAGCATGGATAAAAAATTTGGACGAAACTACGTAGAAACTGACGGCCTTTACGATCTTTTTGGGCATTTTCAGGTCGATCGCTACATGGAGTATAACGGCTACAACTTCCCAAAGAGGTTTGACCCGCTAAGCTACCTATACATCGTAAAAATGATGAACATCTTTGACTGCACAAGGCACTATGATAGCCTAAAAGACGCCCTTGCGCCGATCAAAGCAAATTTACACCTTATTGCATTTAAAGGCGATCTGCTATTTCCGCCAAGCTGCATGAGAGAAATTTATGACGCACTTTGCGAAATGGGCCGAGACGCAAAGACAAATTTTGTAGAGATAGATAGCAACTACGGCCACGACGCCTTTTTGGTCGAGATAGAAAAATTTGATGGATATATAAAAAATATATTAAAAGGATAG
- the murC gene encoding UDP-N-acetylmuramate--L-alanine ligase, with protein MRKVHFIGIGGIGISAIARFLHEKGHKISGSDIKESKTTLELQNEGIEVITPHCKEAIKDQDFVVYSAAIKEDNIELVEARRKGIKCFSRKEILPYVLEDKCVFAVAGAHGKSTTSAMLASLIEGSVIIGAISKQFGSNMRYAKSDNVVFEADESDSSFLNSNPYLAIVTNAEPEHMEHYDYDLAKFYAAYKGFLERAKVRVINAEDEFLSTLKLDAIRLYPSTDITELTMVVRDYQPYTSFNLKNLGKFEAFGMGEHIAIDASLAILAAMHETPLKDIRENLLNFKGIKKRFDILCANKNFVLIDDYAHHPTEIKATLKSVFEYAKILGIKSVTAIFQPHRYTRLSTNLAGFKECFKGVDELVILPVYAAGENPIEVDMKSEFSEYNPIFTDKVERVEEGIEFTDEFGVKNRLSDGIVVGFGAGDISVQLRGGY; from the coding sequence ATCAGAAAAGTCCATTTCATAGGCATCGGCGGTATCGGCATCTCAGCCATCGCTAGATTTTTACACGAAAAAGGCCACAAGATAAGCGGCAGTGATATCAAAGAGAGCAAAACGACGCTTGAGCTTCAAAATGAAGGCATCGAGGTCATCACACCGCACTGTAAAGAGGCGATAAAAGACCAAGATTTCGTGGTCTACTCAGCCGCGATAAAAGAGGACAACATCGAGCTAGTGGAGGCCAGACGAAAGGGCATAAAGTGCTTTTCAAGAAAAGAAATTTTGCCTTATGTGCTTGAGGATAAGTGCGTTTTTGCAGTAGCTGGCGCGCACGGTAAGAGTACGACCTCTGCGATGTTAGCAAGCCTAATCGAGGGCTCAGTCATCATCGGCGCCATCTCAAAACAGTTTGGCTCAAATATGCGCTATGCTAAAAGCGATAACGTCGTATTTGAGGCGGATGAGAGCGACTCAAGCTTTCTAAACTCAAACCCATATCTAGCCATCGTCACAAACGCAGAGCCAGAGCACATGGAGCACTACGACTACGATCTAGCTAAATTTTACGCAGCCTACAAGGGCTTTTTGGAGCGCGCAAAGGTTAGAGTGATAAACGCTGAGGATGAGTTTTTAAGCACGCTTAAGCTTGATGCGATCAGGCTTTATCCAAGCACCGATATCACCGAGCTTACGATGGTTGTAAGAGACTATCAGCCATACACCAGCTTTAACCTTAAAAATTTAGGCAAATTTGAAGCCTTTGGTATGGGCGAGCACATCGCCATAGACGCCTCTTTGGCCATTCTTGCTGCTATGCATGAGACGCCGCTTAAAGACATAAGAGAAAATTTACTAAATTTTAAAGGGATCAAAAAGCGTTTTGACATACTTTGTGCAAACAAAAATTTTGTCCTAATAGACGACTACGCGCACCATCCAACTGAGATAAAAGCGACGCTAAAATCAGTCTTTGAATACGCCAAAATTTTAGGCATAAAGAGCGTCACAGCGATATTTCAGCCACACCGCTACACAAGGCTTAGTACAAATTTAGCTGGCTTTAAAGAGTGCTTTAAAGGCGTTGATGAGCTTGTCATCTTGCCAGTTTATGCAGCCGGAGAAAATCCGATCGAAGTTGATATGAAGAGCGAATTTAGCGAGTATAACCCGATCTTTACAGACAAGGTCGAGAGGGTTGAAGAGGGCATAGAATTTACAGATGAATTTGGCGTAAAAAATCGCCTAAGTGATGGCATCGTAGTTGGCTTTGGAGCGGGCGATATCAGCGTGCAGCTAAGGGGCGGATATTAA
- the guaB gene encoding IMP dehydrogenase, which yields MKIVKRALTFEDVLLVPQYSEILPKQVDVKTRISKNVTLNIPIVSAAMDTVTEHRTAIMMARLGGIGVIHKNMDVESQAKEVKRVKKSESGVIIDPIFINPEATVAEALSLMSDLHISGVPVIDKDRKLIGILTNRDLRFETNMSTLVKDRMTKAPLITAPKGCTLDDAEKIFSQNRVEKLPIVDKDGRLDGLITIKDLKKRKEYPNANKDSYGRLRVAAAIGVGQLDRAKALVDAGVDVIVIDSAHGHSKGIIDTLKEVKANFNVDVVAGNIANPAAVKDLAGAGADGIKVGIGPGSICTTRIVAGVGVPQISAIDDCASEAAKYGIPVIADGGLKYSGDVAKALAAGAACVMAGSLLAGCEESPGELITFQGRQYKVYRGMGSIGAMTKGSSDRYFQEGTAQDKLVPEGIEGRVPFAGSIKDVIHQLIGGLRSAMGYVGAKDIPTLQERAEFVEITSAGLKESHVHDVVITHEAPNYKVN from the coding sequence ATGAAGATAGTAAAGAGAGCTTTAACATTTGAGGATGTGCTTCTTGTGCCGCAATACTCTGAAATTTTGCCAAAGCAAGTTGATGTCAAAACCAGAATCAGCAAAAACGTCACGCTAAATATCCCGATCGTCTCTGCTGCGATGGATACGGTGACTGAGCATAGAACTGCTATCATGATGGCAAGGCTGGGCGGTATCGGCGTCATCCACAAAAATATGGACGTCGAAAGCCAAGCAAAAGAGGTCAAACGCGTCAAAAAAAGCGAAAGTGGCGTCATCATCGATCCTATCTTTATAAATCCAGAAGCGACCGTGGCTGAAGCTCTAAGCCTTATGTCAGATCTTCATATTTCAGGCGTTCCAGTCATCGACAAAGACCGTAAACTAATAGGAATTTTAACAAACCGCGATTTGAGATTTGAGACAAATATGAGCACTTTGGTAAAAGACCGCATGACAAAAGCACCGCTTATCACTGCGCCAAAGGGCTGCACTCTTGATGATGCGGAGAAAATTTTCTCTCAAAACAGAGTTGAGAAGCTACCTATCGTCGATAAAGACGGCAGACTTGACGGACTTATCACTATAAAAGATCTAAAAAAACGCAAAGAGTATCCAAATGCGAACAAAGATAGCTACGGCAGACTTCGCGTGGCTGCGGCTATCGGTGTTGGTCAGCTTGATCGCGCCAAAGCACTTGTTGATGCTGGCGTAGATGTCATCGTCATCGACTCAGCTCACGGCCACTCAAAGGGTATTATTGATACTTTAAAAGAGGTAAAGGCAAATTTTAATGTCGATGTCGTAGCTGGCAATATCGCAAACCCAGCGGCTGTAAAAGACCTAGCAGGAGCAGGAGCAGACGGCATAAAAGTGGGCATCGGACCAGGATCTATTTGTACCACAAGGATCGTTGCTGGTGTTGGTGTGCCTCAAATTTCAGCGATTGACGACTGCGCAAGCGAAGCAGCGAAATATGGTATCCCAGTTATTGCTGATGGTGGTTTAAAATACTCAGGCGACGTAGCAAAAGCCCTTGCAGCAGGGGCAGCTTGCGTCATGGCAGGTAGCTTACTTGCAGGTTGCGAAGAGAGCCCAGGCGAGCTTATAACATTTCAAGGTCGCCAGTACAAAGTATATCGCGGTATGGGCTCAATAGGCGCTATGACAAAGGGCAGCTCGGATCGCTACTTCCAAGAGGGCACCGCTCAAGACAAGCTTGTACCTGAAGGCATCGAAGGCCGTGTGCCATTTGCTGGCAGCATAAAAGATGTGATCCATCAGCTAATAGGCGGCCTAAGAAGCGCTATGGGCTATGTAGGCGCAAAAGATATCCCAACTCTTCAAGAAAGAGCCGAATTTGTCGAGATAACAAGCGCAGGACTAAAAGAGAGCCACGTCCACGACGTAGTTATCACTCACGAGGCACCAAACTACAAAGTTAATTAG
- the gatA gene encoding Asp-tRNA(Asn)/Glu-tRNA(Gln) amidotransferase subunit GatA, translated as MVTLKEALKFSAEEIKNLRAELEAKIIKEKELGAYVEQLANLEIAKLGEGVPIAIKDNIQVKGWNVTSASKILQGYFAPYNATVIEKLLGKNLAPFGRTNMDEFAMGSTTESSFYGKTLNPLNHAHVPGGSSGGSAAAVAAGLAVAALGSDTGGSIRQPAAFCGCVGLKPTYGRVSRYGLGAYSSSLDQIGPIAQNVEDAAILYDAIAGHDPKDSTSADVPFVSISDKIDGNKKLKICVIKNYVENANEQTKAALNLAIEKLKSHGHSITYTNFEDSKYDVATYYIIATAEASANLSRYDGVRYGRRADAKNLKELYINSRSEGFGEEVKRRILLGTFVLSSGYYDAYYIKAQKARAHIKAQYERILEENDLIFMPVAPSTAYKFGAHSDPLQAYLSDIYTISVNLAGLPAISVPVGKDDQNLNVSAQLISKAWDEQTLINGAKSLENLIKG; from the coding sequence GTGGTAACTTTAAAAGAAGCTTTAAAATTTTCAGCTGAAGAGATAAAAAATTTACGAGCTGAGCTTGAGGCAAAGATCATAAAAGAAAAAGAGCTTGGCGCTTATGTTGAGCAACTAGCAAATTTAGAGATCGCGAAACTAGGCGAGGGTGTACCAATTGCTATAAAAGACAACATCCAAGTAAAAGGCTGGAATGTAACAAGTGCCTCAAAAATTTTACAAGGCTACTTCGCACCTTATAACGCAACTGTCATCGAAAAGCTACTTGGTAAAAATTTAGCTCCATTTGGCCGCACAAATATGGACGAATTTGCGATGGGAAGCACAACTGAGAGCTCATTTTACGGCAAAACACTAAACCCACTAAATCACGCTCACGTCCCAGGCGGCAGTAGCGGTGGCTCAGCAGCAGCAGTCGCAGCTGGCCTTGCAGTCGCAGCACTTGGTAGCGATACTGGTGGCTCGATCCGTCAGCCAGCAGCATTTTGCGGATGCGTAGGACTTAAGCCAACTTACGGCAGAGTGAGCAGATACGGCCTTGGCGCATACTCAAGCAGCCTTGATCAAATAGGCCCTATCGCTCAAAACGTAGAAGACGCAGCCATTTTATATGACGCGATCGCTGGACACGACCCAAAAGATAGCACGAGCGCAGATGTGCCATTTGTGAGTATTAGCGACAAGATAGATGGCAACAAAAAGCTAAAAATTTGCGTCATCAAAAACTACGTCGAAAACGCAAACGAGCAGACAAAAGCTGCTTTAAATTTAGCGATCGAGAAGCTAAAATCACACGGTCACAGCATAACTTACACAAATTTTGAAGACTCAAAATACGACGTCGCAACCTACTACATAATAGCAACCGCAGAGGCAAGCGCAAATTTAAGCCGCTATGATGGCGTAAGATACGGCAGGCGTGCGGATGCTAAAAATTTAAAAGAGCTATATATAAACTCACGATCAGAAGGCTTTGGTGAAGAGGTAAAAAGAAGAATTTTGCTTGGTACGTTTGTATTAAGTAGCGGATATTACGATGCTTACTACATCAAAGCACAAAAAGCAAGAGCACATATAAAAGCTCAATACGAGAGAATTTTAGAAGAAAACGACCTTATATTTATGCCAGTAGCTCCGAGTACAGCCTATAAATTTGGAGCCCACAGTGATCCGCTTCAGGCCTATCTAAGCGATATCTACACGATCAGCGTAAATTTAGCAGGCCTACCAGCTATCTCTGTGCCAGTTGGCAAAGATGATCAAAATTTAAACGTGAGCGCCCAGCTCATCTCAAAAGCGTGGGACGAACAGACCTTGATAAATGGTGCCAAGAGCCTAGAAAATTTAATAAAAGGATAA
- the xseB gene encoding exodeoxyribonuclease VII small subunit, which translates to MEQKEQSFEEKLALADKILNDLNKDDVSLENSIKLHEQGKKLLNEAREILENAKLSIKQVDDE; encoded by the coding sequence ATGGAGCAAAAAGAGCAAAGCTTTGAAGAAAAATTAGCCCTAGCAGATAAAATTTTAAACGATCTAAACAAAGATGATGTGAGCCTAGAAAATAGCATAAAGCTGCACGAGCAGGGCAAAAAGCTCTTAAATGAAGCAAGAGAAATTTTAGAAAACGCAAAACTTAGCATAAAGCAGGTGGATGATGAGTAG
- a CDS encoding CinA family protein — MRQSILIIGEDLEINREFLNYIFQSYEDHFGELGVVSFAPKNSKELPFIIENLSKDYDFVSIFGSDENFAIAAKIIATLTGGSLELKDSTTLALKDSLDYSKNSFLVKLNNAQINLIKANPNEELGEFLIDFKPDFSYFHLIDIDTDSAKILMLPLAKTYEVDITLAQTLPNLILVRAKSNKFGQIESFLQGVKTLFSQKFIPQKDVIAFVAKRLMQKGLKISFAESCTAGLAAAKFARYGGISASFDGSLVTYANHIKHEWLGVEDEILDTYGAVSEPCVKAMVKGTLSTTNADFSLAISGIAGPGGGTASKPVGTVYVAAGDRNGNIEVERLLLKGDRNYIREQSVLSAYLCLLRLKSEIFFA; from the coding sequence ATGAGACAAAGTATCTTAATAATAGGCGAAGATCTTGAGATAAATAGAGAATTTCTAAACTACATTTTTCAAAGTTACGAGGATCATTTTGGCGAGCTTGGAGTGGTTAGTTTTGCTCCAAAAAATAGCAAAGAGCTACCTTTTATAATCGAAAATTTATCAAAAGATTACGACTTTGTAAGCATTTTTGGCTCGGATGAAAATTTTGCTATCGCGGCAAAGATTATAGCGACTCTAACTGGGGGCTCGCTTGAGCTAAAAGATAGCACGACACTTGCACTTAAAGATAGCTTAGACTACTCAAAAAATAGCTTTTTAGTCAAGCTAAATAACGCTCAAATAAATCTCATAAAAGCTAATCCAAATGAAGAACTCGGCGAGTTTTTGATTGATTTTAAGCCTGATTTTAGCTACTTTCATCTAATAGACATTGATACTGACAGCGCCAAGATCCTTATGCTGCCACTTGCTAAAACTTATGAGGTCGATATCACGCTTGCGCAGACCCTGCCAAATTTGATACTAGTAAGGGCAAAAAGTAATAAATTTGGCCAGATCGAGAGCTTTTTACAGGGAGTAAAAACACTATTTTCGCAAAAATTTATCCCGCAAAAAGATGTGATCGCTTTTGTAGCAAAAAGACTCATGCAAAAGGGGCTTAAAATTTCATTTGCCGAGTCTTGCACGGCTGGGCTTGCGGCGGCAAAATTTGCAAGATATGGTGGTATTTCAGCTAGCTTTGACGGCTCCTTGGTAACCTACGCAAACCATATAAAGCACGAGTGGCTAGGCGTTGAGGATGAAATTTTAGATACCTATGGCGCCGTGAGCGAGCCTTGCGTAAAGGCGATGGTAAAAGGTACGCTAAGCACAACAAATGCGGACTTTTCTCTTGCCATTAGCGGTATCGCAGGACCGGGCGGCGGGACAGCTAGTAAGCCAGTTGGCACGGTCTACGTCGCAGCTGGCGATAGAAACGGCAATATCGAGGTTGAGAGACTTCTTTTAAAAGGAGATCGCAACTACATTAGAGAGCAGAGTGTTCTGAGCGCCTATCTATGTCTACTTCGCCTAAAAAGTGAGATATTTTTCGCATAA
- the ileS gene encoding isoleucine--tRNA ligase, translated as MDYKETLLLPETNFPMRGNLPQNEPQRLKSWYEDRKVYEKMKKNRQNAAKNFNIHDGPPYANGHLHIGHALNKILKDIITKTHYFYGENVRYVPGWDCHGLPIEQQVEVKLGDKKKDLSKVEIRELCRQHAREFIDIQRNEFKSLGIIGDFENPYMTMKFEFEADIYKALCEIAKKGLLVERSKPVYWSWAARSALAEAEVEYEEKEDYSIYVAFGLDTDALEKLGVKEASAVIWTTTPWTLPANQAISLKPDEIYVLTAENLIFAKPLLESVVQSGLSKGEIKKEFKSSLLENTHAINPLNGRKSRFLLGDHVMMDGGTGLVHTAPGHGEDDYYVCLKYGFSEILMPVDDGGCYDESIKHHGLFRSDVVDEFVGMHIFKANEKILELLGKSLLSVSKFRHSYPFCWRTHKPVIYRATKQWFIAMDEAKLGGKTLRQTALEELEKVKFYPSVGIKRIGSMIENRPDWCISRQRDWGVPIAFFRDKATKEVIFDSEILDHIVAIFKEKGADAWWALSIDELLPKGSKYKAENLEKVMDILDVWFDSGSTWHAVLQSDNYDAGKYPSSMYLEGSDQHRGWFQSSLLVSTAINSHAPYESILTHGFTVDAKGEKMSKSKGNVIAPQDVAKTHGVEILRLWVGMSDYSSDLKISEDILKQISEQYRKIRNTIRFLLANVNDLESLNTEFNILDKWILARAKKVFDEASACFKNYDFSKGFNILLNFLSADLSGVYLDVCKDRLYCDAKDAPRRRSAQSAMAIITKTLLPLIAPTLTYTVDEVMDYAPKIIKGDAKDAFDLVYEPIKFDLSFENELLFASREKFNEIVDVLKKDKKIKSTLELSLETTSHNITSYDEREVADLYMVSSVRPYDDSEPLAEFELENDKFKIIASNLHKCPRCWKFNASKEDALCPRCEEVISAK; from the coding sequence ATGGACTACAAAGAGACGCTTTTACTCCCAGAGACAAATTTCCCGATGCGCGGAAATCTCCCACAAAATGAACCACAAAGACTAAAATCATGGTACGAAGACCGCAAGGTTTACGAAAAAATGAAGAAAAATCGCCAAAACGCGGCTAAAAATTTCAACATCCACGACGGCCCTCCGTATGCAAACGGCCACCTTCACATCGGCCACGCGTTAAATAAAATTTTAAAAGATATCATCACAAAAACGCACTATTTTTATGGCGAAAACGTCCGCTATGTGCCAGGCTGGGACTGCCATGGCTTGCCGATCGAGCAGCAAGTCGAAGTAAAGCTTGGCGATAAGAAAAAAGATCTTAGCAAGGTCGAGATCAGAGAGCTTTGCAGACAGCACGCGAGAGAATTTATAGACATTCAGCGAAATGAATTTAAAAGCCTTGGCATCATCGGCGACTTTGAAAATCCATACATGACGATGAAATTTGAGTTTGAGGCTGACATCTACAAAGCGCTTTGCGAGATCGCTAAAAAAGGCCTTTTGGTAGAGCGAAGCAAGCCAGTTTACTGGAGCTGGGCGGCTAGATCGGCACTAGCTGAGGCTGAGGTTGAGTATGAGGAAAAAGAGGACTACTCGATATATGTAGCATTTGGCCTTGACACAGACGCACTTGAGAAGCTTGGCGTAAAAGAGGCAAGCGCTGTCATCTGGACGACCACGCCTTGGACACTTCCAGCAAATCAAGCCATAAGCCTAAAACCAGATGAAATTTACGTGCTAACGGCTGAAAATTTGATCTTTGCAAAGCCACTACTTGAAAGCGTTGTGCAAAGTGGCCTAAGCAAAGGCGAGATCAAAAAAGAGTTTAAATCAAGCCTACTTGAAAATACTCACGCGATAAATCCACTAAACGGCAGAAAATCGCGATTTTTACTAGGCGATCACGTCATGATGGACGGGGGTACTGGACTTGTTCATACAGCTCCAGGACACGGCGAGGACGACTACTACGTATGTTTAAAATATGGCTTTAGTGAAATTTTGATGCCAGTTGATGACGGCGGCTGCTACGATGAGAGCATAAAACATCACGGACTATTTAGAAGCGACGTGGTAGACGAGTTTGTCGGCATGCACATCTTTAAAGCAAATGAGAAAATTTTAGAGCTACTTGGCAAAAGCTTGCTTAGCGTCTCTAAATTTAGACACTCTTATCCATTTTGCTGGAGAACGCACAAGCCTGTCATTTATAGAGCCACAAAGCAGTGGTTTATAGCTATGGATGAGGCTAAACTTGGTGGCAAAACGCTTAGACAAACAGCGCTAGAAGAGCTTGAAAAGGTTAAATTTTATCCAAGCGTTGGCATAAAAAGAATAGGCTCGATGATAGAAAATCGCCCAGACTGGTGCATCTCTCGTCAGCGTGACTGGGGCGTGCCGATCGCGTTTTTCAGAGATAAAGCGACAAAAGAAGTTATATTTGATAGTGAAATTTTAGACCACATCGTGGCTATCTTTAAAGAAAAAGGCGCTGATGCGTGGTGGGCGCTAAGCATAGACGAGCTTTTGCCAAAAGGCTCAAAATACAAGGCTGAAAATTTAGAAAAAGTGATGGATATCCTTGATGTTTGGTTTGATAGCGGCTCGACATGGCATGCGGTCTTACAAAGTGACAACTACGACGCTGGCAAATACCCTTCAAGCATGTATCTTGAGGGCTCAGACCAGCACCGCGGCTGGTTTCAAAGCTCGCTTCTAGTAAGCACAGCTATAAATTCTCACGCACCTTATGAGAGCATATTAACTCACGGCTTTACTGTCGATGCTAAGGGCGAGAAAATGAGCAAGAGCAAGGGTAACGTCATCGCTCCGCAAGACGTGGCTAAGACTCACGGCGTGGAAATTTTACGCCTTTGGGTTGGCATGAGCGATTATTCAAGCGATCTAAAAATAAGCGAAGATATATTAAAGCAAATCAGCGAGCAATACCGCAAAATCCGTAACACTATACGCTTCTTGCTAGCAAACGTAAATGACCTTGAAAGCTTAAATACAGAGTTTAACATCCTTGATAAATGGATACTAGCACGCGCTAAAAAGGTCTTTGATGAGGCGAGCGCTTGCTTTAAAAACTACGACTTTTCAAAGGGCTTTAACATCCTTTTAAATTTCCTATCAGCCGATCTTAGCGGCGTATATCTTGACGTTTGCAAAGATAGACTCTACTGCGACGCAAAAGACGCCCCAAGAAGAAGATCAGCCCAAAGCGCAATGGCGATCATCACAAAAACACTACTTCCACTCATCGCTCCAACGCTTACTTACACCGTTGATGAGGTGATGGACTATGCTCCAAAGATCATCAAAGGCGATGCAAAAGACGCATTTGATCTAGTTTATGAGCCGATCAAATTTGATCTTAGCTTTGAAAATGAGCTACTTTTTGCCAGCAGGGAGAAATTTAACGAGATCGTGGATGTTCTTAAAAAGGATAAAAAGATAAAGTCAACCCTAGAGCTAAGCCTAGAGACCACAAGCCACAACATCACAAGCTACGACGAGCGAGAAGTGGCAGATCTTTACATGGTAAGCTCAGTTAGACCTTACGATGATAGCGAGCCATTAGCCGAGTTTGAGCTTGAGAATGATAAATTTAAGATCATAGCAAGCAACCTTCACAAATGCCCAAGATGCTGGAAATTTAACGCTAGCAAAGAAGATGCGCTATGCCCAAGATGTGAAGAGGTCATAAGTGCTAAGTGA
- a CDS encoding carbon-nitrogen hydrolase family protein, with product MSRICALQLPTQPLSEARLDYYLKICADENARLVVLGEYVLNSFFKELISMPKSLIKEQSERKKEALFAMAKKYDLNIVAPIVNLKGKEIFKSLAKFTPTQVKLYDQQILMPYAHWNEAKFFNNTSDELNLPIFTYDKFKVGVMFGYEAHFDVCWAYMSAKKVDIVLVPTACTFFSQARWEELLKVRAFTNNVYVLRVNRVGSHKSEDTQWSFYGDSMLINPFGEVKNRLGKNEEMMIDELSKKELSEARSTWGFMQIEAKFKR from the coding sequence ATGAGTAGAATTTGCGCCCTTCAGCTACCAACTCAGCCTTTAAGTGAGGCAAGGCTGGATTACTACCTAAAAATTTGTGCTGACGAAAACGCAAGGCTGGTTGTGCTTGGTGAATATGTGCTAAATAGCTTTTTTAAAGAGCTCATTAGCATGCCAAAAAGCCTCATAAAAGAGCAGAGCGAGCGCAAGAAAGAGGCTCTTTTTGCAATGGCAAAAAAGTATGATCTAAATATTGTTGCACCCATTGTAAATCTAAAAGGCAAGGAAATTTTTAAAAGTCTAGCCAAATTTACCCCAACACAAGTCAAGCTATATGATCAGCAAATTCTCATGCCTTACGCTCACTGGAATGAGGCTAAATTCTTTAATAACACAAGCGATGAGCTAAATTTACCTATCTTTACATATGATAAATTTAAAGTTGGCGTTATGTTTGGCTATGAGGCGCACTTTGATGTGTGCTGGGCGTATATGAGTGCTAAAAAGGTTGATATCGTGCTCGTGCCAACGGCTTGTACATTTTTCTCGCAGGCGCGCTGGGAGGAGCTTTTAAAGGTTAGAGCCTTTACAAACAACGTCTATGTGCTACGCGTAAACCGCGTAGGAAGCCACAAGAGCGAAGATACTCAGTGGAGTTTTTACGGCGATTCGATGCTTATTAATCCGTTTGGTGAAGTTAAAAATAGACTCGGCAAGAACGAAGAGATGATGATCGATGAGCTTAGCAAAAAGGAGCTTAGCGAGGCTAGAAGCACTTGGGGCTTTATGCAGATAGAGGCTAAATTCAAAAGATAA
- a CDS encoding MmcQ/YjbR family DNA-binding protein, translating to MKRSEIEKYIKEKFDVFGEQIFPKYPKINVFRHKKNEKWFALLMQLSASKLGLESDEMIEVLNLKCSPDLAMVLVDEEQIFKAYHMNKKHWISVNLNSKISQKIVFDLIDESFALSK from the coding sequence TTGAAACGAAGCGAAATTGAAAAATATATAAAAGAGAAATTTGACGTTTTTGGCGAGCAAATTTTTCCAAAGTATCCAAAAATTAATGTCTTTCGTCACAAGAAAAATGAGAAGTGGTTTGCGCTACTTATGCAGTTAAGCGCTAGCAAACTTGGGCTTGAAAGTGATGAAATGATAGAAGTTTTAAATCTAAAATGCAGCCCTGATCTAGCCATGGTGCTAGTTGATGAAGAGCAAATTTTTAAAGCATATCACATGAATAAAAAGCACTGGATAAGCGTAAATTTAAACTCCAAAATCTCACAAAAAATAGTTTTTGACCTGATAGATGAAAGTTTTGCCTTAAGCAAATAA